The Dioscorea cayenensis subsp. rotundata cultivar TDr96_F1 chromosome 16, TDr96_F1_v2_PseudoChromosome.rev07_lg8_w22 25.fasta, whole genome shotgun sequence sequence TTTTTGGTCTTTTGAAATGTGGAAAGAGTTTGATGGATTAATTTAAggtttgtttggattaagaGAAGCAGAagagaaggaagagaagaaatTTTTATCAGTACATCTTCTTTCATTTGCTTATTCACTTTGCAAACAATtgctttgttttgctttcttttcctcCATTTTCCCTGAATTCATGCACTCTCTAATGGATGAGCAATGTGTTTAATTGTGTTATTTGATGGAAGATTTTGAGGTTGGTTCTGTAAATTTaacaaatttgtaaatataatgtgttgttttatttttgttattttactaCTATGTTCGGTGAATGAGCTTGCCTTGTATTTGCCAATCTAAAACGCATTAGGGGAGAAATGGCCGCGCATTTTTGTTCTCTCATGCTATGAACATTGTTGTCGGGCCAAAGGAAGATAGGCAACTCATGACTGGACTGCACACAGTTGCGGACATATACTGCCAGGATTGCCGGGAGGTGTTGGGTTGGAAGTATGAAAAAGCTTATGAGGAGACACAGAAGTACAAAGAAGGGAAGTtcatatttgaaaaatcaaagattGTCAAGGAGAACTGGTAGCCCATGAATCAGATGTTGTTTTGGAACAGGTTCTGGATGCTTATAGTTCCCTTCTTGTGCAACATGACCttcattgaatttaattgaaatgTTCATCTTGTAAATATAGCAATCACGTGAAGGTCCCTGTTGTTGCTggtttcattttcttcatgtcATGTATAAAGATTGTGTTCTGGTGGCTGTTGATTTCTTTGTGGATAATTTGCGTAACTTTGTGCATAATGCTTTCGCAT is a genomic window containing:
- the LOC120278778 gene encoding protein yippee-like At4g27745; the protein is MAELVGPRLYSCYNCRNHVSLHDDVISKAFQGRNGRAFLFSHAMNIVVGPKEDRQLMTGLHTVADIYCQDCREVLGWKYEKAYEETQKYKEGKFIFEKSKIVKENW